TGCGGCACGCCCTGTATGGGTGGCCGGGCGAGGTGCGCTTCGTGCCGCAGCCGCCCGGCGGCGGCACGGCGGGCGCGGCCCTGGCGGGCATCGAGGCGCTCGACGGCAGCGACGATCTGCTGGTGGTCTACGGCGATACCGTGACGACCGGGGCGAACCTGCGCGCCGTCGGGGCGGCCATCGAGTCGGGAGCGGACGCCGCCGTGCTGTGCGACCCGATGCCCGCGGGCGACGGAGGCCTGTGGTACGCGGCGGAGACCGATGGCGCCGTCCTGCGTCGCATCGTGGGCCACGATGCCGACGCCCGTGTGCGCGCCTGCGGCGTGGTGGCTGTCCGCCGCGGGTTCGCACGGTGTCTTGAGGCCAACCCCGGCCGGATGCTGGCAGTGCCCGTGGGGGGAATGCCTCCCTCCGAGCCGGACCTGACGCAGTCGCTCAACGATTGCGGCGGCGCCCTGGCTGCCGTGGCGGCCGCCGATTTCGTGGTGGACATGGACAAGCCCTGGCACGTCCTGGAGGCCAATCAGCGCATGGGCGCGCACCTGACGGGGCGTCTGGAAGCTGACGATGTGCATCCGTCAGCTCGCGTGCACGACGGAGCCGAGATCGACGGGCATCTCGTGGTGGGCGAGGGCAGCGTGGTCGGGCGCCGGGTCGTGGTGAACGGGAACGCCATCGTGGGTCGCGGGACCCGCGTGGTGAACGGGGCGATCCTGCACGGCGCCAACGTGATCGGCGACCGATGCCGG
This portion of the Chthonomonadales bacterium genome encodes:
- a CDS encoding NTP transferase domain-containing protein; the encoded protein is MAIGAAVVLAGGAGTRMWPFADVRSKCAMPVANIPNVRRIADALGASEIGRIAVVVGPHAGSVRHALYGWPGEVRFVPQPPGGGTAGAALAGIEALDGSDDLLVVYGDTVTTGANLRAVGAAIESGADAAVLCDPMPAGDGGLWYAAETDGAVLRRIVGHDADARVRACGVVAVRRGFARCLEANPGRMLAVPVGGMPPSEPDLTQSLNDCGGALAAVAAADFVVDMDKPWHVLEANQRMGAHLTGRLEADDVHPSARVHDGAEIDGHLVVGEGSVVGRRVVVNGNAIVGRGTRVVNGAILHGANVIGDRCRIRDYCLLGERAIVGNDCIVGHGAELDGVMFDGAYLYHYCEISGVVGASVDIGAATVCGTLRFDDGLAEHRVARRRERPALGANATYFGDHSRTGVNAVTMPGARIGAYACLGAGVVLTGDLPSRTLLLLKQETVQRPWGPERYGW